A genomic segment from Vidua macroura isolate BioBank_ID:100142 chromosome Z, ASM2450914v1, whole genome shotgun sequence encodes:
- the SCAMP1 gene encoding secretory carrier-associated membrane protein 1 isoform X1 has protein sequence MSDFDSNPFADPDLSNPFKDPSVTQVTRNIPPGLDEYNPFSDSRTPPPGNVKMPNVPSTQPAIMKPTEEPSSYTQIAKEHALAQAELLKRQEELERKAAELDRREREMQSLNQQGGRKNNWPPLPENFPVGPCFYQDFSVDIPVEFQKTVKIMYYLWMFHTVTLFLNIFGCLAWFYVDATRGVDFGLSILWFLLFTPCSFVCWYRPLYGAFRSDSSFRFFVFFFVYICQFAVHVLQAAGFQRWGNCGWISSLTGLNKSIPVGIMMIIIAALFTASAVISLVMFKKVHGLYRTTGASFEKAQQEFATGVMSNKTVQTAAANAASTAATSAAQNAFKAVHGSNGKWLVYFIINLFILRRKPFFPLL, from the exons GATCCTTCTGTTACACAAGTGACAAGAAACATTCCTCCAGGGCTTGATGAGTACAATCCATTCTCTGATTCAAGAACA cCTCCACCTGGAAATGTGAAAATGCCTAATGTACCCAGTACCCAGCCAGCAATAATGAAACCAACAGAAGAACCATCTTCCTACACGCAAATAGCAAAG gAGCATGCCTTGGCCCAGGCAGAACTGCTAAAGCGTCAAGaagaactggaaagaaaagcagccgAACTAGATcgcagagaaagggaaatgcagAGTCTCAATCAGCAAGGGG GTAGAAAAAATAACTGGCCACCTCTCCCTGAGAATTTTCCTGTAGGTCCTTGTTTTTACCAGGATTTTTCAGTAGACATTCCTGTAGAATTCCAGAAGACAGTAAAGATTATGTACTATTTGTGGATGt TCCATACAGTGACACTGTTTCTTAATATCTTTGGATGTTTGGCCTGGTTTTACGTTGATGCTACACGAGGGGTTGATTTTGGATTGAGTATTCTCTGGTTCTTGCTTTTTACCCCTTGTTCTTTTGTCTGCTGGTACAGACCACTTTATGGAGCATTCAG GAGTGACAGTTCATTCAGGTTCTTTGTGTTCTTCTTTGTATATATCTGTCAGTTTGCTGTACATGTACTTCAAGCTGCAGGATTTCAAAGATGGGGAAACTG tgGGTGGATTTCATCTCTTACTGGACTTAATAAGAGTATTCCTGTTGGCATTATGATGATAATCATAGCTGCACTTTTCACAGCATCTGCTGTTATCTCACTAGTTATGTTTAAAAAG GTGCACGGGCTGTACCGCACAACTGGCGCGAGCTTTGAGAAAGCGCAGCAGGAGTTTGCCACCGGAGTGATGTCCAACAAAACTGTACAAACTGCTGCGGCCAACGCTGCCTCAACAGCAGCCACCAGTGCAGCTCAGAATGCCTTCAAGG CTGTGCATGGGTCAAATGGGAAAtggttggtttattttattataaatttatttattttaagaagaaaaccattttttccccttctttaa
- the SCAMP1 gene encoding secretory carrier-associated membrane protein 1 isoform X2: MSDFDSNPFADPDLSNPFKDPSVTQVTRNIPPGLDEYNPFSDSRTPPPGNVKMPNVPSTQPAIMKPTEEPSSYTQIAKEHALAQAELLKRQEELERKAAELDRREREMQSLNQQGGRKNNWPPLPENFPVGPCFYQDFSVDIPVEFQKTVKIMYYLWMFHTVTLFLNIFGCLAWFYVDATRGVDFGLSILWFLLFTPCSFVCWYRPLYGAFRSDSSFRFFVFFFVYICQFAVHVLQAAGFQRWGNCGWISSLTGLNKSIPVGIMMIIIAALFTASAVISLVMFKKVHGLYRTTGASFEKAQQEFATGVMSNKTVQTAAANAASTAATSAAQNAFKGNRM, encoded by the exons GATCCTTCTGTTACACAAGTGACAAGAAACATTCCTCCAGGGCTTGATGAGTACAATCCATTCTCTGATTCAAGAACA cCTCCACCTGGAAATGTGAAAATGCCTAATGTACCCAGTACCCAGCCAGCAATAATGAAACCAACAGAAGAACCATCTTCCTACACGCAAATAGCAAAG gAGCATGCCTTGGCCCAGGCAGAACTGCTAAAGCGTCAAGaagaactggaaagaaaagcagccgAACTAGATcgcagagaaagggaaatgcagAGTCTCAATCAGCAAGGGG GTAGAAAAAATAACTGGCCACCTCTCCCTGAGAATTTTCCTGTAGGTCCTTGTTTTTACCAGGATTTTTCAGTAGACATTCCTGTAGAATTCCAGAAGACAGTAAAGATTATGTACTATTTGTGGATGt TCCATACAGTGACACTGTTTCTTAATATCTTTGGATGTTTGGCCTGGTTTTACGTTGATGCTACACGAGGGGTTGATTTTGGATTGAGTATTCTCTGGTTCTTGCTTTTTACCCCTTGTTCTTTTGTCTGCTGGTACAGACCACTTTATGGAGCATTCAG GAGTGACAGTTCATTCAGGTTCTTTGTGTTCTTCTTTGTATATATCTGTCAGTTTGCTGTACATGTACTTCAAGCTGCAGGATTTCAAAGATGGGGAAACTG tgGGTGGATTTCATCTCTTACTGGACTTAATAAGAGTATTCCTGTTGGCATTATGATGATAATCATAGCTGCACTTTTCACAGCATCTGCTGTTATCTCACTAGTTATGTTTAAAAAG GTGCACGGGCTGTACCGCACAACTGGCGCGAGCTTTGAGAAAGCGCAGCAGGAGTTTGCCACCGGAGTGATGTCCAACAAAACTGTACAAACTGCTGCGGCCAACGCTGCCTCAACAGCAGCCACCAGTGCAGCTCAGAATGCCTTCAAGGGTAACCGGATGTAG